In a genomic window of Coprococcus eutactus:
- a CDS encoding SGNH/GDSL hydrolase family protein translates to MENYDLERIKSVIQRAQSGQELTIGFLGGSITQGSLATEHENTYAYRVYKWWCDTFPQAKFNYVNGGIGGTDSYYGVSRAVTDVLMYQPDFVVVDFSVNDVDNIYCEETFEGVLRKLLCWSSRPAVVVLNNVFYDTGVSTQDIHNRLADHYGVPHVSVHDTIYRRMKAGEYNRIDITPDGLHPNDKGHGLVADEITKFLESIVGDLIQSENLSDDSKTDTVDIGADIERNIQDESVCSCVLPTLVTANAYEGARRLTIREVSPKLSGFRADTNEKMGHLDHFKNGWIGTNAGDKISFELEGSCIGIQYRKTISRPAVRAQAVLDGDVEHPVLLDGNFDEDWGDCLHIEPVLHHSEKKKHTLEITVLDDESVGTTPFYLMSIIVA, encoded by the coding sequence ATGGAAAATTATGATCTTGAAAGAATAAAGTCAGTTATACAGCGCGCCCAGAGTGGACAGGAGCTGACAATAGGTTTCCTTGGCGGTTCGATAACACAGGGAAGTTTGGCGACGGAGCATGAAAATACTTATGCATACAGGGTATACAAGTGGTGGTGTGATACATTTCCACAGGCAAAGTTCAATTATGTGAATGGCGGAATCGGCGGTACGGATTCCTATTATGGGGTGTCAAGAGCGGTCACTGATGTGCTCATGTATCAGCCGGACTTTGTGGTTGTGGATTTCAGTGTAAATGATGTGGATAACATATATTGTGAAGAGACCTTTGAGGGTGTGCTGAGAAAATTGCTTTGCTGGTCATCAAGGCCGGCGGTGGTGGTACTCAATAACGTTTTCTACGACACGGGTGTAAGCACCCAGGATATTCACAACAGACTTGCAGATCATTACGGAGTGCCGCATGTGAGTGTACATGACACCATATACAGGCGGATGAAGGCGGGAGAATATAACAGGATCGACATAACCCCGGATGGACTTCATCCAAATGACAAGGGACATGGCCTGGTAGCGGATGAGATAACAAAGTTTCTTGAGAGTATTGTGGGTGATCTCATACAGTCTGAGAATTTGTCTGATGACTCAAAGACGGATACCGTAGATATTGGCGCGGACATAGAGAGAAATATACAGGATGAATCGGTCTGCTCATGTGTACTTCCTACCCTTGTCACCGCAAATGCATATGAGGGCGCAAGAAGGCTCACGATACGCGAGGTTAGCCCAAAACTTTCAGGTTTCAGAGCGGATACAAATGAGAAGATGGGCCACCTTGATCATTTCAAAAATGGATGGATCGGAACAAATGCAGGCGACAAAATATCATTTGAACTTGAGGGTAGCTGCATAGGAATACAGTACAGAAAGACAATATCAAGACCTGCTGTCAGGGCTCAGGCTGTGCTTGATGGGGACGTCGAGCATCCGGTTTTATTGGATGGCAATTTTGATGAGGACTGGGGTGACTGTCTGCATATAGAGCCTGTGCTTCATCATAGTGAGAAGAAGAAACACACACTTGAGATAACGGTTCTTGATGATGAGAGTGTGGGTACAACACCATTCTATCTTATGTCCATAATAGTTGCATGA
- a CDS encoding SGNH/GDSL hydrolase family protein — translation MKIKPNDVMIRYTGRIDWTDEEKPVWVYPCTSAEMKFTGNTLKIKVSNRNNYWDNYLGCIIDQSQRSYLLNKEGITELDIVVPDNDTNEHCVLFFKRQDACHEVTILEYEIGDGERLLPLKPLSGRRIEVYGDSVSAGEVSEAVDFVGKEDPVHNGGYSNSWYSYAWITARKLKAQIHDIAQGGIALMDRIGWFQEPNQIGMESVWDKVHYNPTFGPVTQWDFSQYTPQVVIVAIGQNDNHPYDFMKNDYNGRQAETWRDHYMKFLGKLRKTYPDAHIICCTTLLCHDCSWDKAIDEVVGNMNDKMITHYVYGRNGFGTPGHLRIPEACEMATELAEYIEGLEIEGWN, via the coding sequence ATGAAGATTAAACCGAATGATGTTATGATTAGGTACACAGGGCGTATCGACTGGACAGATGAGGAAAAGCCGGTGTGGGTATATCCGTGTACGTCTGCGGAGATGAAATTTACGGGCAATACTCTTAAGATAAAGGTGTCCAACAGGAATAACTATTGGGACAATTATCTTGGATGTATAATCGATCAGTCGCAGAGAAGTTATCTTTTAAATAAAGAGGGAATTACGGAACTTGATATAGTTGTTCCGGATAACGATACAAATGAACATTGTGTGCTGTTCTTCAAGAGACAGGATGCATGTCATGAGGTAACAATACTTGAGTATGAGATTGGAGATGGGGAGAGACTTCTTCCTTTGAAACCGCTGTCAGGCAGACGAATAGAGGTGTATGGAGATTCGGTGTCAGCGGGTGAAGTATCTGAGGCTGTCGACTTTGTTGGAAAGGAAGACCCGGTACACAATGGCGGTTATTCTAATAGCTGGTATTCGTATGCGTGGATTACTGCAAGAAAGCTGAAAGCACAGATTCATGACATAGCCCAGGGAGGGATAGCTCTCATGGACAGGATAGGATGGTTCCAAGAGCCGAATCAGATTGGCATGGAAAGTGTGTGGGATAAGGTTCACTACAACCCTACATTTGGTCCGGTGACACAGTGGGATTTCTCCCAGTACACACCTCAGGTTGTTATAGTTGCTATAGGACAGAATGACAACCATCCGTATGATTTTATGAAAAATGACTATAACGGCAGGCAGGCGGAAACGTGGCGTGACCATTACATGAAATTTCTGGGAAAACTCAGGAAGACATATCCGGATGCACACATAATCTGCTGTACCACACTTCTCTGCCATGACTGTTCATGGGACAAGGCTATAGATGAAGTGGTTGGCAATATGAATGATAAAATGATAACTCATTATGTATATGGAAGAAACGGATTTGGAACTCCGGGACATCTCCGTATACCTGAGGCATGCGAGATGGCAACGGAGCTTGCAGAGTATATAGAAGGTCTTGAAATTGAGGGATGGAATTAA
- a CDS encoding pyridoxamine kinase, producing MNNILLINDMAGYGKVALSAMIPIMSNMKFQVYNLPTALVSNTLDYGKFDILETTGYMKNSMRVWDELGFAFDTIATGFLVSEDQTKLVAEYCEKKKSQGAFIFVDPIMGDDGVLYNGVTENTVGYMRQMCKVADLIVPNCTEAAFLAGKYTDKKILTMTEAEELAHTLHGYGAKTVVITSVNIDGQTSTLMLDGDTDKMNVFPYTEIPVRFPGTGDIFSAVLIGKYRGGNSIEDSVQSAMKVVEKLIDLNKDNVDKYKGIPLEQYIEVITK from the coding sequence ATGAACAATATACTTCTTATAAATGATATGGCAGGCTACGGAAAAGTGGCACTGTCAGCCATGATACCGATCATGTCCAACATGAAATTTCAGGTGTATAACCTGCCGACAGCCCTCGTGTCAAACACACTGGACTACGGTAAATTCGATATTCTTGAGACCACCGGCTACATGAAGAATAGCATGAGAGTGTGGGATGAACTTGGATTTGCATTTGACACTATAGCAACAGGATTTCTTGTATCCGAGGACCAGACGAAGCTGGTGGCTGAGTACTGTGAGAAGAAGAAATCTCAGGGAGCGTTTATATTTGTCGATCCGATCATGGGTGACGATGGCGTACTGTACAATGGTGTCACAGAAAATACTGTGGGATATATGAGGCAGATGTGTAAGGTTGCGGATCTGATAGTTCCAAACTGTACTGAGGCGGCATTTCTTGCGGGCAAATACACAGACAAGAAGATATTGACTATGACAGAGGCAGAGGAGCTTGCGCACACACTTCACGGATATGGAGCAAAGACAGTGGTTATAACCAGTGTAAATATAGACGGACAGACAAGCACCCTTATGCTGGACGGTGACACTGACAAGATGAATGTGTTCCCCTACACGGAGATTCCTGTGAGGTTTCCGGGAACCGGAGATATATTCTCTGCCGTACTCATTGGAAAGTACAGGGGCGGCAACAGCATAGAGGACAGTGTTCAGTCGGCCATGAAAGTTGTCGAAAAGCTCATAGATCTGAACAAGGACAATGTCGATAAGTATAAGGGAATCCCGCTTGAGCAGTACATAGAGGTGATAACAAAATGA
- a CDS encoding TIGR04076 family protein has product MTRPKIRITLIDQKGPHGCHRGHKIGDSYDFDTERGELCPMAMHVAFPYVDILRYGGSIPGNEPGTAVFCCPDVDTINVFRIEVIQPDENEGNEGLKS; this is encoded by the coding sequence ATGACCAGACCAAAGATAAGGATTACACTCATAGATCAAAAGGGACCACATGGCTGTCATAGAGGCCACAAGATTGGTGATTCCTATGACTTTGATACGGAGAGAGGCGAGCTCTGTCCTATGGCTATGCATGTGGCATTCCCGTATGTTGATATCCTCAGATATGGCGGAAGTATTCCGGGAAATGAGCCGGGTACAGCGGTGTTTTGCTGCCCTGATGTTGATACGATAAATGTATTCAGGATAGAGGTTATTCAGCCGGATGAGAATGAAGGGAATGAAGGATTAAAAAGTTAG
- the cynS gene encoding cyanase produces MTPMNNADYLIRLQHADELDAMKAAKKANGLTYEALAEKIGVNKVWLASAFEGQQYVPEEYCDKLAEALGIDKSATAFLAEHPYKGNTDPILYRLHEVIDTYGPAIKDIIHEQGGNAIMSAIDFGLDVDVTEDAEGNHRVIIKFDGKLLPYAKKGQYPW; encoded by the coding sequence ATGACACCGATGAACAATGCAGATTATCTTATCAGATTGCAGCACGCAGATGAACTTGACGCTATGAAGGCAGCAAAAAAGGCAAACGGACTCACATATGAGGCGCTGGCAGAGAAAATAGGTGTGAATAAAGTATGGCTCGCATCAGCATTTGAGGGACAGCAGTATGTGCCTGAAGAATATTGCGATAAGCTTGCAGAAGCACTGGGAATAGACAAGTCAGCCACGGCATTTCTTGCAGAGCACCCATATAAGGGCAACACGGATCCTATTCTCTACAGACTTCATGAGGTCATTGATACATATGGTCCTGCCATCAAGGACATAATCCATGAGCAGGGCGGCAATGCCATCATGAGTGCCATCGATTTTGGCCTTGACGTGGATGTGACTGAGGATGCCGAGGGCAACCACAGAGTCATCATCAAGTTTGACGGAAAACTCCTGCCATATGCCAAGAAGGGTCAGTATCCTTGGTAG
- a CDS encoding TaqI-like C-terminal specificity domain-containing protein: MGEKYITLDEVCQMLSISKATGRNWLRLGKIESQRAMTDGKVYFTEDYVIELQRSLKTGKRNALRSRRNKGYVSGKGFYDRYVSEDCESTDVVKKLAGMLAEQNICVTETAMRALLSDCALKLLVDIPETNEILREYIDGRLDVGVWSILLDDIIQDKKEIETWISEHDDMLDISYKFQKGEDVLGLLYMSVRDIGVRKAAGSYFTPTEIVRNMIMDISQDLGGGLKGKKVLDPCCGTGNFLIQFSEDVDICNIHAFDTDMLSVQLARFNLALTRLAGRENVKAEGDIRTICENVECRDFLAKSEDRISNTVNYDVIIGNPPWGYKFDSAAQKALRENYKTAAGRGAESYDIFVERALGLLGDDGMLAFVLPEAVLDVRNHSAARQIIANTTNVRRVRFLDNVFHGVQCPAVAMHLKKSADPGHSIGARISRAGEEFVIGTDRPLDIDRFLLRLNDDEYRLLDKLDKVTDCIFLRGQADFALGIVTGDNDRYLSEECADGMEGVITGADVYRYRYGEPERFIASDISLYQQAAPERIYRAPEKLIYRFINRQLVFAYDDRRHLTLNSCNVVIPRVAGLDMKYIMAVLNSRVAQYIYEKRYNAVKVLRSHIESLPIPETDENTQRDIISKVDELILAGTSMHGTDQIEQYKVYDEIDDIVRNLYSVTDEEYEFIKQTLSGSKYML, from the coding sequence ATGGGCGAGAAATACATAACATTGGATGAGGTATGCCAAATGCTTTCAATATCGAAGGCGACAGGGCGCAACTGGCTCAGGCTTGGGAAAATTGAATCACAGAGAGCCATGACGGATGGAAAGGTGTATTTTACTGAAGATTATGTCATAGAGTTGCAGCGGTCGCTTAAAACTGGTAAGCGGAATGCACTTCGCAGCAGGCGGAACAAGGGATATGTATCCGGAAAAGGCTTTTACGACAGGTATGTATCAGAGGACTGTGAGAGCACGGATGTCGTGAAAAAGCTTGCCGGAATGCTTGCGGAACAAAATATTTGTGTGACAGAAACAGCCATGAGGGCGTTGCTTTCGGATTGCGCGCTTAAACTTCTGGTAGACATCCCGGAGACAAATGAGATACTTAGAGAGTATATAGACGGCAGACTTGACGTAGGTGTGTGGAGCATTCTGCTTGACGATATAATTCAGGACAAGAAAGAAATAGAGACATGGATAAGTGAGCATGATGATATGCTGGATATCAGCTATAAGTTTCAAAAGGGAGAGGATGTTCTCGGTCTGCTATACATGTCTGTCCGGGATATCGGTGTACGGAAAGCTGCAGGATCATATTTTACGCCAACAGAAATCGTCAGGAATATGATAATGGATATCAGTCAGGATCTGGGGGGCGGACTAAAAGGAAAGAAAGTTCTTGACCCGTGCTGTGGAACTGGCAATTTTCTAATACAGTTTTCAGAAGATGTGGATATATGCAATATACATGCATTTGATACAGATATGCTCAGTGTGCAGCTTGCACGGTTCAATTTGGCACTTACAAGGCTTGCTGGAAGGGAGAACGTGAAAGCAGAGGGTGATATACGGACTATATGTGAAAACGTAGAGTGCAGGGATTTCCTTGCGAAATCAGAGGATCGTATATCGAATACTGTGAATTATGATGTAATCATAGGTAATCCGCCCTGGGGATATAAATTTGACAGTGCAGCACAAAAGGCTTTAAGAGAAAACTATAAAACTGCGGCCGGAAGAGGTGCGGAGTCGTATGATATATTTGTGGAGCGTGCGCTGGGGCTGCTCGGAGATGACGGAATGCTGGCATTTGTATTGCCAGAGGCGGTGTTGGATGTCAGAAATCACAGCGCTGCGCGGCAGATTATAGCGAACACAACAAATGTAAGACGTGTGAGATTCCTCGACAATGTGTTTCACGGAGTACAGTGCCCGGCGGTTGCGATGCATCTCAAAAAGAGTGCGGATCCGGGACATAGCATAGGGGCAAGAATATCCAGAGCCGGTGAAGAATTTGTTATTGGTACAGACAGACCACTTGATATCGACAGATTCTTGCTGAGACTTAATGATGATGAATACAGGCTGCTTGATAAGCTTGATAAAGTAACTGATTGTATATTTTTGCGCGGACAGGCAGATTTTGCGCTTGGTATAGTGACCGGAGATAATGATAGATACCTGTCGGAAGAGTGTGCAGATGGTATGGAAGGCGTTATTACCGGTGCAGACGTGTACAGATACAGATATGGTGAGCCGGAGAGGTTCATAGCATCGGATATTTCACTTTATCAGCAGGCGGCTCCTGAACGAATTTACCGCGCGCCGGAGAAACTGATATACAGATTTATCAACCGCCAGCTTGTATTTGCCTACGATGACAGACGACATCTCACATTAAACAGCTGTAATGTGGTGATACCGCGTGTGGCGGGACTTGACATGAAGTACATTATGGCGGTGCTGAACTCTCGTGTGGCGCAGTATATATATGAAAAACGCTACAATGCGGTGAAGGTGCTCAGATCACATATAGAGTCACTGCCTATTCCGGAAACAGATGAAAATACACAACGGGATATAATCTCAAAGGTCGATGAACTGATCCTGGCGGGAACAAGTATGCATGGGACAGACCAAATTGAGCAGTATAAAGTGTATGATGAGATAGATGATATAGTGAGGAATCTGTACTCCGTCACGGATGAGGAATATGAGTTTATAAAGCAGACTTTATCCGGCAGCAAATATATGTTATAA